One Verrucomicrobiota bacterium genomic window, AAGCTTGCGGCGTCGATCCGGGCTTCGCCTGAGCGTCCTTTGTTTGAAGAAGCTCGATCTCAACCGACGCTATGTTATATCGCAAGCGCTCAAGATCGGCTTGCGTGGCTAATCCCTCTTTAACCTGTTTCTCGAGGTTCGCCTTCGCTTCATTATAGATGGCAAGGTGTCTTTCAAGAACCTGAGCCCTTTCTTCCGGCTTGTCGTAGAGGTCCACTTCGGCGCCGAACAGCCTTTCGCCGACGTCGATCAGGTCAGGTAGCCGCGTCAGGCCGCGTTTGTACAGGTCGAACCGTGCTTTGGCTTCGTTTAATGCGGCGTTGAACCGCTCTTTTTTGAGTCGAAGGAGTGGCGCGTCGTCATTCTTTATTTCTAGCGGAGGCATGTTCAGCACCTCCATCACCTTCGGGCTAAATTTAAGCGCGCGTTGCGCCCTCAGATCGGGCGGAAACCACGCCAGCAGCAGTAGTAGAATGGCGAGCGCACAAGGCGTCCCTTGCTTAGAAGCGATCTTGCGCATGGCGTGACGGAGTACGGCTTCTCGCATTGGGTTTTGTTCCGAAAAATGCATCCTACTGGGCCTTAAAGCATACGAGTATTGCCGGCAGCCTCTAAGTACAACGCGCTGCGGGGGGTACCTGGTCCTGCAATTGCAACAGTGTCCAGGAAAGCTGCCTGAGGCTATCGGAATCGGAGCTTTCACTGATGCCGCGATCGTTTTCTTCCAGCAGACCGTCCGCGCGCAATGGCGGCCGGCCGGCGGATGGGTGGCGAGATCTCCCTATGGAATCGGCGAACGCTTCGACCGCACCGGCAAAATGCTCGGTCATTTCTCGCCCCGCCTTCGGGCGCTCGCCGTCTTGAGCGGTTGATCCCAACGATGCCTGCTCCCTTACCCACGGCAGGCAAGCGATGTAAAGTTCGTCCACCCCTGCCGAAGCCTGCTCCAGGCGTGCTCCCTCCGTCACCCCGGATCCATAAAGCAGGGCCTCGAAAACGGCTTGTTCTTCGTACGCGTGGGCCTCCGAGAGCCGAGACGCGATTTCCAATTCGACCTGTTCCCGTTGCAATACCGAACCCTGAGAAGCGTCGCCTGAATGGCCAAGGCGTAAAAGCCGAGCGATCGCACCGAGACAAACGGCCAGTCGCTCGCGGACCATCGACTCAGCGCCCTCCGGCCAGACGAGCGAGAAAACGACGCTGAGGATGCAGATGCCCAGCATGATGCCGATGAACCGATCCCGGAGCGGGTCAATCTTTGTGGGCGGCCCGTAGCCCTGCAGCACGCCGAGATCAAAGGCCATCGCCACTTGAAGCCCCAGGTAGGAGATCCGCTCGCTGCCTAAAGCGATCCATGCGGCCAAACTATGGACGCAGAATATGATCAGCAGGAACGCCCCCAGGGATTCGAACCTGGGGATCAACCAGACGGTGCAGATCAGGCCTAATGCGCCCCCGAGGACGCAGCCGGCAATTCGGAGTACCCCCTTGTGAATGCTGGCCCCGGTACTACCCAGCGCGATGATCAGGGGCGTGTAAAACACCGTGTGGATGCCGTAGTAATCGCTGGCCGTGTAGAACAGGTAACCGATCATGCCCGCCAGCGTGACCTTAAGGGCGAATTGCGCGTGCCTTGGATTACGAAAAGCGTCCGCGACAAAAAGGGATCGCTTTGGCCGGGGGCCGGCTCCCGGCGGCGGGTTCTCAGGATCGGTGTTGAGCGCGCCCAGATCTTCGATCGTGTG contains:
- a CDS encoding FUSC family protein — encoded protein: RLAIVCTAIVLVADTFRLPFQDLMPFFILFITKEEKVTTAVSALLVLVAVTLAVGASLLLFKYTGERPEFRVPGIAAEIFIGMYLFRVLAIGAVGWILGFICAASQSLVYLSPDPEETVHQFLWLWVAIAFPVGLAWVASLLIFPVSPTRLLQYELVAGWRAVGAATAHLAAGSPSAGTRLLHPLVKRGPTRFLKLRKLSLLEARALQAQGGQLTRMILTLDKLTKLIFSYARARLRSTDPGAISPAETALLGELRASAQRFERAFEAGLVPPGVATGSTKTATIRSPALQLVEAAHTIEDLGALNTDPENPPPGAGPRPKRSLFVADAFRNPRHAQFALKVTLAGMIGYLFYTASDYYGIHTVFYTPLIIALGSTGASIHKGVLRIAGCVLGGALGLICTVWLIPRFESLGAFLLIIFCVHSLAAWIALGSERISYLGLQVAMAFDLGVLQGYGPPTKIDPLRDRFIGIMLGICILSVVFSLVWPEGAESMVRERLAVCLGAIARLLRLGHSGDASQGSVLQREQVELEIASRLSEAHAYEEQAVFEALLYGSGVTEGARLEQASAGVDELYIACLPWVREQASLGSTAQDGERPKAGREMTEHFAGAVEAFADSIGRSRHPSAGRPPLRADGLLEENDRGISESSDSDSLRQLSWTLLQLQDQVPPAARCT